The genomic region ATAGATAAGAAAAGAGAAGAAATAGAGCTAGAGAAAGACTCTAAAACGCAAGTGGACCGAGAATTTGGTAAGACTATATTTTTGAACCATTTTTAACCCAGTTTTGTAACTTGTTGTACATTCTTTAACTGTAGCATGTGACTGCACATAAAACTGTTATTCTCATATTTAAATGACGCTGATTGCCTTCAAACGTGAATTTTCcgttttttaatgcaaaaagataatttattttgtgaaaacatGGGTACGTGTTTACAAAACAGAGGTGTTTTTACATaaggttataaaataataaaataagtaaaccTTTATGTTTTATAGTCATAGTTTAACATTGTAAACTTTGTGtgaaataaacttattatttacctatttataataatcAGGCCCATACATGTTTTTTGGcgtataatttttttacaaattgtagcgtATGTTATCTTAAGAAAGAAATAGTGACTCATATTTCCTTGGAAAATCTTCAAGCCGTAATATTTTTTGCAGATTTAGGACTGTACAAGAACCAGACATTCCTAGACTTATTGATCCAGCTGTCTGGCGGTGACAAAGGGTATACTAATCAGGAGTTGAGAGAAGAGGTACTGACACTAACTGTGGCTGGTACTGATACCTCGGCAGTATGTATCGGGTACACACTGCAGTTGCTCGCTAAATATCCTGAGATTCAGGAGAGAGTTTATGAAGAGTAAGTAGTTCATATCTTTTGGTTTGTGGTCccttctttttagttttttgtaggAAACCAATTCTTCTTATTCACATGTCTTTCATATTAACTGTGCACAGAGTGAAATTATcttgtattatttattctgttttagttttaatatattttgaattttgatgaataaataattttgaattttgatgaataaataattttgaattttgaatacaTCTGAATATTCTTTTTTCTAACACTGGTGATTAAATAGTCATCTACATACAACCTTAGTATGTTTTGGTCACATTTTATTCTTGAATGTATCGTGCTGTTAAAAATTACCTTTATCAGTATTTCTTTAGCTCTTAATacgtagatattttatttattatattactaaaaGCTCTAAATACGCTTGTCTGGGAAGTTAGAACTAATGACTATAACAttcttacatatttaatgttgatcactattgttttattacatgtAGTTAAACTAGATTGATAGGTTGCTATCTGTGATTAGTATATGGCTTCCAGTTTACGATTTTCCTGCATATAATGTAGATTAATTATAGGTCCGGTATACAGTACTAATTATATCatgcaattttaaattatgtaagttATCTCAATATATTCTTGCTCTCAGTAAGCTGatatttatatacaacttaTTTaccgaaaataataattatttttaactaaacaaCAGACAGTATCTATTTGTAGGTATAGATAGTTTATATCGTGGaccatattattaaaaaaaaaaacgtattttttttatttaacgttaTGTATGTTTTCGTAGGTTATGTACAGTTTACGACGATGATCGCATGTTAGTGAAGGAAGATTTCGCCAAGCTGAAGTATTTGGACAGAGTTGTAAAGGAGTCCCTGAGGTTGTTCCCACCCGTACCTCTTATTATTCGGAAGGTCTTACAAGAGATCACGCTGCGTGAGTGTTCATTCCTAAACTTATATTGTATCGATTCTATATGTAACGATTTAATCTCTTAATATGTAAATCATGTAAACATCTGAAAACTTGATGAagaactttttgaaaataaacgaCTAATACATCCATGGTACAGGCGCAAAGTTAGACACTCATCAAGACAGTTTAGCAAAGTTAGGTGATGATGAGATGTCTAAGAAAAAGTTACGATAAAAAACGACTAATATTCTACGCTGTCTATGTTACAACTAAGACCGTTGGTCTCATTGTAAAAAATGTACTAAAATCTTACATGTCCTACAGCATCTGGTCGCCGACTACCCGCTGGTTCGGGAGTCGTTTGCTCAATTTGGGGGGTCCACCGAGACCCTCAGCACTGGGGCCCTGACGCCGAGGAATTCGACCCGGATAGGTTCCTACCTGAGAGGTTCAACCTTAAGCATCCCTGCAGCTATATGCCGTTCAGTAATGGACCGAGGAACTGTCttggtaagtattttatttagaattagTTTCACCTTCTGATCATATTCATCACATTATTTTGAGGATATTTTGGATCATTATTTGGATCATATATCCGTCGTCTCGGAGGAATTGCTTCTTGCAGCCGAATAAAAACTCTATTCATCTACAGACTAAGTATCTGTATActtaacttaatattataaatcgaaGCGTTAGCGTAAATTAGTGtcaaagcgcgacagacagacagatttattttcgcatttataataaaagcaaCGATTAACGTCGTTTCAAAAgcgacataaataaaaaaatacgcgtTGACTGCCACTGATAAGTATCAGATCTCAATCAAGATGATAATTACTTCTCGTAACTAGAATATATTAATGTTCGTATTAGCTAGTTATGGCTCTATAAGTGCTCGTGTCTGCATTTTGTATCGTAAAAGGGATTTCCCATAATAATGTCCGCGATGCATCGCCATAATTAAGGTTCATCAGGAAATATCTGCTTGGATTCTGATCTAGATTTAATGACCATTTGATGACAATGAAAAGCATTTTAGCATTTAAGGACTACGGCagaaaaaaagataattataattacattttaagatCGTGTTTTTGCGTTATACCCATAGATTTGAAATAGGTTCGCGCCCTGCGGCACCGTCCTGCACCTATGTTTTGCCCTCCCTAAAGATGTTCCTTTATTAAAGAAGTCTTACAGCTTACGATAAGTTCTCGTTCTACTGTTTCCTATTTTATGAACTGGTAAATAGCATAATAGGGAATTTTAATCACCATTTTCTTGTCCACAGGTTATCAGTACGCTCTAATGTCAATCAAGACAGCACTCTCAACCGTTCTGCGACACTATGAAGTAGTGGAAGACAGAGAAGATGGTCCTAAACCCCACATTCGAGTCAAACTTGACATCATGATGAAGGCCGTGGACGGCTACCAAGTAGCTCTGCGAAGACGAGACAAAAAACCCACATGACATGGGATAATTAGCAGCTagcaacataaatatttattaactaattACGTATTGCGTTATAGTATTACAACCAGGTTAATATGGAAGTACATATataagcaattaaaataattttaatgattactttcgttttatttaaaaacccggttgcaattaaatattttatgctcCTGAATATTTTTCACAACTGTTTTATTGCCAGTGCAGAAACGCTActcataaacataatttatgcaAGGAGTTTATACTGTGCAGTCCTTCAATTTATTAACcataaacaagttttttttttctaaaaatgaaaGATAATGTCACAATGTCAATGCAGccgtgattttttaaaattaaccttCAAATGTCAGGAGATGCATAGATTTTGTGGAATTTAAGCGTCGTTACGGGTAAGACAAGTGAGCTAGTTTTATTTGTGAATAGTTGAACAATTACCTAGGTTGGTAGACTTGGTAGTGACCTTGCACTTTCCCGATGATCGTGCGTCCTTAGCATCTATGACGGTAGCTATTTCCTCGTTAAATTATGTGGTTCGTTATTTATAAACACCAAAGGCTATTTCATACTGCGCCCAAGCATTCCCAATTCATGACTTTGCAACCCCAAATAATACATACGTATATAAGCCCAAGTTTATAACGTAGCTTATCACAGGTACGTTAAGAAACTCTGTGAGAAGTTTTCTCAGATGTCATTGGTCTATGGCGAGAGAAATCAACATCGACCAAATACGTCGAATCGaaaaaggtttgtttttggctttATTGAGATTGCTTCACTGCAATGGGAAAAAGTCTCGGTATGATATAGGCCGACGATTTttcggattaaaaaaaaatacgagaaTTCCTTCCAAGTTCTTAAACgctaatacatttatttctgcCTTTAAGTAAATTTAAACATAGGCATCTACTGACTTCCACACAAGCCTCCTgcatgtattttgttttttgtttgcgtAATACTTTATTCCCCTACTCGTAAGGCTATTCATAGTCTTGGTATAAACTTGCCCTTACATTACACTACTATGTTCGAACATTTTTCCTCGACCTTCGAACTTTCGcaaccatttattttaatgacaaaAATCCATTGCTAGACTAGTAATTGCACTATACATAGAATTCCGAGCTAttagaaacaattttaatgttaaatcgTAACTGCCTTTTTATGATGGTTTGTGACTATCAACGAATAATAATGCAGTTAATTTTATGACGGCTGacaagattatttatttgcttagtCCAAACTGAATTTGGGAGGGAGATTCTACAGGGATAATTATTTATGCAGTTACGTTTAAACCATTTTGTTTTCGACCTCTTAGTTCTTTCAATATAGATGAGGAGAGATCACACgcaggttttttttaaaaatcttttatgtctttatttagatatttacagaactagtattttacaattatatttccatttacaactttacaaaaataaattaatttaagatcTCAATTAAGACTTTTGGATTGTTTAGAAGTCCGTCTGATTTCTTGGCTGATCTATCGTTAAAtcggttatttattttatagtctttTAAATACTGTAATAAGTAAATGAGCCAGACAAATAATTTAgctccaaatatttatttgtctggCAGGTTTTATATATTATTCTTGTCGATACTTTGTTGCACTGATATATTTTTCGAGTCAATGACTTTCATAACGTTTAATTATCGTTATTACTATTGTCGTTTTGAAGGTCTTGGAGCATAAAGTATAGAAGTATTTTGTTCTGAACCTTGCTCTGGGTTAGTAACAAGGATATGACTATAGAGTAGGTCACGGTAGAAACAATTGAATTTAAGTAACGTACCTACATGTGTGTTATCTTTTCCTCAATAAAACTTGAGGAATATGATATGATGACTCCAAGAAGTCTGTTGGTCAACTTGTGACTTGCATAACTTGGTTCCGCATATCAAAAACAGGATTAACGGTTTTCCTGGTATATACTTCATAAAAATGTTAGAGATATCCTGATAAGATTTTCCgcgtaaatatattttagctGGTCAAGCTTAGTGACACGTTGTGTACTTGCCGTACTTGTACTTAGGTAAATTCCCTGATATTGGGAGAGGCCTTCGTACAGCAGAGGACATTTTTAGGCTATGACTGACGGATGAGCTTATACTTAGGTGACTGTTGTTAGtattatgcccgttttcaccaacaacctcttaccgtttccctatctaaaagctacttttaataaagacccctcccaatttgacacctacctaaattcattttcaccacacttgtacatggatcccttaagtaagtgacagattactagttctacaaacgataatgcaaagtcgatattttatcgataaaatgatttttctctacttcttaagaaataaacgtctatcgagtatatattactaaagcctgtgagttttttttcttgtgatgttattttaatttaacttaaactacattacgctatgttttatgcaataaaacagtaaagaggttttctataggtgaatttttacctatgtcattcgcgcgtttgtcaaattgactgatgtgtatgtgtacatagagtgaggttaattttgggtttattattgttgaatagataagtttattttggcagagaagagaaaacgaggataaacctttcttgcagaagaaaaagacaagctagtgaaattgctgacgtctcatagagacacaatattaaacaaaaaacggatgggaccacgaacgaagccaaaaacaaagcttggatccagttacaaatagttttaatgcgataggaaccgtttacaggtaaatgtgaataatatctgtgtataataaatataagatattgccgttcaactgtgttctttgttttactgtcgacttcattgtatttttgttctccatgttttgatggatttaagtatggggttaaaattatacatttattatatttatttagtttcaggtggtgcgagaaattggaaagacgtgtaaaaacatg from Helicoverpa armigera isolate CAAS_96S chromosome 4, ASM3070526v1, whole genome shotgun sequence harbors:
- the LOC110384165 gene encoding cytochrome P450 4C1, with the translated sequence MFVWLFLVVFVLWTMPFWRKRYRMRKLASIIPGSDSELPVIGIAHTLVGDTEKIMYELQNLSYLSMQKEGTIRGWLGHILYFIMTDPVDLEMVLKTCLEKDDLHRFIRQVIGNGGIFAPVSIWRRRRKILVPAFSPKIVENFVPIFAEQSQKLVTQLETPSDKGKFSIWPFVSTYTLDSVCQTAMGVKINAQQNPDNPFLISMCRFLNLACQRIFHLWLQPDWLYKWFPQYKSHQECISIMHRFTDDVIDKKREEIELEKDSKTQVDREFDLGLYKNQTFLDLLIQLSGGDKGYTNQELREEVLTLTVAGTDTSAVCIGYTLQLLAKYPEIQERVYEELCTVYDDDRMLVKEDFAKLKYLDRVVKESLRLFPPVPLIIRKVLQEITLPSGRRLPAGSGVVCSIWGVHRDPQHWGPDAEEFDPDRFLPERFNLKHPCSYMPFSNGPRNCLGYQYALMSIKTALSTVLRHYEVVEDREDGPKPHIRVKLDIMMKAVDGYQVALRRRDKKPT